A window from Chroicocephalus ridibundus chromosome 11, bChrRid1.1, whole genome shotgun sequence encodes these proteins:
- the JAKMIP2 gene encoding janus kinase and microtubule-interacting protein 2 yields MSKKGRSKGEKPEALIVALQAANEELRTKLTDIQIELHQEKSKVAKLEREKTQETKRIREVEQRKQTVQITELKAKLHEEKMKELQAVRENLIKQHEQEMTRMVKVRDSEIQRLKSALCALRDGSSDKVRTALTIEAREEARKQFDSERLKLLQEITELKSAKKQVDEALNNMIQADKIKAGDLRSEHQSHQEAISKIKWESERDIRRLMDEIKAKDRIIFSLEKELETQTGYVQKLQLQKEALDEQLFLVKEAECNMSSPKREIPGRAGDGSEHCSSPDLRRNQKRIAELNATIRKLEDRNTLLVDERNELLKRVREAEKQCKPLLEKNKCLTKRNDELMQSLQRMEDKFKAVTKENIEMREKMTSHPPLKKLRSLNDLDQANEEQETEFLKLQVIEQQNIIDELTRDREKLIRRRKHKRSSKPIKRHVVDTVFGYDDDSMDSETSSVASYRTDRTPATPDDDLDEGLAAEESELRFRQLTKEYQALQRAYALLQEQTGGIIDAEREAKAQEQLQAEVQRYKAKIEDLEKTLAQKGQDSHWVEDKQLFIKRNQELLDKIEKLEAENHRLQQELQDARDQNELLEFRNLELEERERRSPPFNLQIHPFSDGVSALQIYCMKEGVKDVSIPDLIKQLDILGDNGNLRNEEQVAIIQASTVLSLAEKWIQQIEGAEAALHQKMMELESDMEQFCKIKGYLEEELDYRKQALDQAYMRIQELEATLYNALQQETVIKFGELLTEKQQEELRTAVEKLRRQMLRKSREYDCQILQERMELLQQAHQRIRDLEDKTDIQKRQIKDLEEKFLFLFLFFSLAFILWP; encoded by the exons GTTGCTAAACTCGAAAGGGAGAAGACTCAAGAAACTAAGCGTATCCGTGAGGTGGAGCAGCGCAAGCAGACTGTGCAGATCACAGAGCTAAAAGCCAAACTCcatgaagagaaaatgaaggagcTGCAGGCTGTGCGAGAGAACCTCATCAAACAACATGAGCAGGAGATGACGCGGATGGTGAAAGTCCGAGACAGTGAAATCCAGCGCCTCAAGTCAGCGCTGTGTGCTCTGCGGGATGGGAGCAGCGATAAAGTAAGGACAGCGCTGACTATTGAGGCTCGTGAAGAGGCCAGAAAACAGTTCGATTCCGAGCGCCTTAAGCTTCTGCAGGAAATTACTGAACTGAAGTCTGCCAAAAAGCAGGTAGATGAGGCCCTTAACAATATGATCCAAGCAGATAAGATCAAGGCGGGGGATCTTCGGAGTGAGCATCAGTCCCACCAGGAAGCCATTTCCAAGATCAAATGGGAGAGTGAAAGGGATATTCGCCGCCTG ATGGACGAGATCAAAGCTAAAGACAGGATCATATTTTCCTTGGAGAAAGAACTGGAGACACAAACAGGCTACgtgcagaagctgcagctgcagaaggaagctCTGGATGAACAGCTCTTCTTGGTGAAGGAGGCAGAGTGTAACATGAGCAGTCCCAAGAGAGAGATCCCAGGAAGGGCTGGAGATGGTTCGGAGCACTGCAGCAGCCCA GACTTGCGCAGAAACCAGAAGAGGATAGCAGAGCTGAATGCCACAATACGGAAGCTAGAAGACAGGAACACGTTGCTTGTTGACGAACGAAATGAACTG TTGAAGCGTGTCCGAGAAGCTGAGAAACAATGTAAACCTCTTCTGGAAAAGAACAAGTGCCTCACGAAGAGAAATGATGAACTTATGCAGTCTTTGCAGCGCATGGAAGATAAATTCAAAGCAGTCACtaaagaaaatatagaaatg agagaaaaaatgacaTCACATCCTCCTCTAAAGAAATTAAGATCTCTCAACGACCTGGATCAGGCTAATGAGGAACAAGAAACTGAATTCTTGAAGCTTCAGGTCATAGAACAACAGAACATAATTGATGAGTTAACAAGG GACAGGGAGAAACTTATTCGTCGCAGGAAGCATAAAAGAAGCTCAAAGCCAATTAAG AGACACGTGGTGGATACAGTTTTTGGGTACGATGATGATTCCATGGATTCTGAAACATCCTCTGTGGCCTCATATAGAACAGACAGAACACCAGCAACCCCAGatgatgatctggatgag GGTTTAGCAGCGGAAGAATCAGAGCTGCGGTTTCGGCAGCTGACAAAGGAGTACCAGGCCCTGCAGAGAGCGTATGCACTGCTGCAAGAGCAGACAGGAGGCATCATAGATGCTGAAAGAGAAGCCAAG GCTCAGGAGCAGCTCCAAGCTGAAGTCCAGAGGTATAAAGCCAAAATAGAAGATCTGGAGAAAACTTTGGCACAGAAAGGGCAG GACTCGCACTGGGTGGAAGACAAACAGCTTTTCATTAAGAGGAACCAAGAGCTTTTAGACAAG ATAGAGAAACTGGAAGCAGAAAACCACCGTCTGCAACAGGAGCTGCAGGATGCTCGAGACCAGAATGAGCTGCTGGAGTTCCGCAACCTTGAGCTGGAG gagagagagagacggtCCCCACCATTTAATCTCCAGATTCACCCATTCTCAGATGGTGTGAGTGCTCTACAGATCTACTGCATGAAGGAAGGGGTTAAG GATGTCAGCATCCCAGACCTCATAAAGCAGTTAGACATCCTAGGTGATAATGGG AATTTAAGAAATGAAGAACAAGTGGCCATAATTCAGGCTTCCACTGTATTGTCCTTGGCAGAAAAG TGGatccagcagatcgagggagctgaagctgctctgcaTCAAAAAATGATGGAATTGGAAAGTGATATG GagcaattttgcaaaataaaaggcTATTTGGAGGAAGAATTAGACTACAGGAAGCAAGCTCTTGACCAAGCATACATG AGGATCCAGGAGCTTGAAGCCACCTTGTACAATGCTTTGCAGCAAGAAACGGTGATAAAGTTTGGGGAACTACtcactgaaaaacagcaggaaGAGCTGAGGACAGCAGTAGAAAAGCTAAGACGTCAGAtgctgaggaagagcagagaataTGATTGCCAGATTCTTCAGGAGAGGATGGAGCTGCTCCAGCAGGCTCATCAG AGGATCCGAGATTTAGAAGATAAAACTGACATCCAAAAGAGACAAATTAAGGATCTGGAGGAAAAG tttctgtttcTATTCTTGTTCTTCTCTCTTGCCTTTATTCTTTGGCCTTGA